tatgaggcCCCATGGAGTAAGTCAAGCGTTGTGATACTGTGAGGCCTCAAGGAACCAGTGAGATCATTGTGACCCTGGGAGGACCACTGTGGTAATGTGGGGCCTcgtgaaaccaagaggcctttgtgacactgcagggctgcatggaaccaaaggtccattgtgacactgcagggcctcatgtcatcagtggtccattgtgacactgggcaaccaaaggagaccattgtgacactgcagggctgcatggaacaaAAGCTCCAGGGCGAGACAGAGTGGCCTCCTGTcatcaatggtccattgtggcactgtggagccaaaggagaccacTGTGCCACAGCAAAGCcccagggtccaaaggtccattgtgacattgcagacctcatggaacagaggagtcccgtgacactgtggggcctggggagccACAGGGACCATTGAGACATTGCAAGGGCTCATGGAATccttgggaccattgtgacactgtaggaCCATCTGACACCTGGgggcactgtgacactgtgggaccatGGATCCAACGCACCAGTGTGACACTATGGAGCCCCATAAAAccaagggaacacagaacaggtctgACTGGTTTGGCTTCCCATGGACTGCCTGACTGGTCCAAGTGACCTTTGCATGTTGAGGGTCACTTCTcatgtgctgctgaaacactggggctctgtgctttccttcccaatggAAAAGCACTGTCCTTCTACTCCAGGTACCCATGGCCAGaactgggatttcacctccaaagtTCCTTATATCCAGGAATTCTTCCCATcggaatattgccaggacaaCTCTGGCTGGAAGTAGTTTCACAAgggtcacctctcatctgtccccaaaacactgggggAGGCTCCATGCTCTCCTTCtcatgggaaagaactgtcctgcttctccaggtgcccatggccgaGATTGcgtttccacctccaaaattccctcaatCCAAAATCTGCTATTACTGACATGTCTAGCTGACCTTGGCCTAGTAAGGCTCTCACCTGCTTGAGGCTCTGTGcattccttcctatggaaaagaactgtccttctcagccaggtgcccatggccacaattgggatttcacctccagcattgcctgttgtgacagaccagaggagattgttggctctaaacattttgtgtgtgggggaggaaggggcaggtccagccttgccctgccctgtaagcccagccctgccctgccctgtgacccCAGTCCCCCCCGGGGCCTCCAGTGGGTTTACGGTTTCTACCTGACCCACGGCACACCGAACCCCCAGCACCGCCgtcccaccctgggcactgaGGCCCTCTTGGCTctactcagtgctgctgctgtactCGGGGCACCCTAAACCCTGCTAGGGACCCGTGTCCCCCCACTGCAGGGATTGTGCGCGACTCACACCACCCGATTCTCCACGCACCCGGAGCTCCGTTCGGGGTTTGTGTGCCAACTCACCAATTCATCTACCACCTTTACTCGAGTTTGGTGCACAGGAAAAACACCAAGCAGATATTCGTAAGAGGtcaaaatgacacaaaattcTACTGGCAAAGTGCAAAAAATCAAGAACTTTGGAAGAGGATTTAATGCAACATCAAATTACACATAAAACACTTATCATAGCAGTAACTTCATTAACTTAGCCCATTTATCCTGGAAACATTAAAACACGCAAGCTGTTAGGGTATCCAAAAATGTTCCATATAAAGAGcattagaaggagaagaaggagagagagacagaaagacagaagctcTATAGAAAGACACACATATGACTAACAGCTCCTAGGGTTCCAGTGTGGGTGAGACACAAAccccaggagaaggcagagtCCATACCAGGGGCTCACCTTGTGCTCTATGTTTTTAAGCCCCCGGGCCCTTGTGAGCCtcccccaggtgggatttcTGATCGCTCAGGCAATCAGGGCTGGGTTagtgctgtccccactgtctGATTGAGTGACAGCTCAGCCCACGGTGTCTCAGGACattgatctcatccagcctctgacagtgaccatggtgacacagaggaacctcatggaaccatgggtcagttgtgacaatgtgggtccaaggacaccacgggagatgtcaTAGACAGGTAGAATAATGATAAAAGAAAGGCCTTTTGAAATGACACCTTGTTCGGCCATATCAATAGCTGGCCTATCATCTCTTCTGAGTGCAGCTAAGCAGTTACAAGTTCCCATGTGAAGCTATTTTGAGAATGAGACTTTGTGACCATTCTATTCTGAGGGTGAAAACCAAATGCACCTGCAATAACAAGGGATTTGTCTCATGAGAATCAGTGAAGACGTAAACAATACAATAGAGAGATTAGATGCACAAGtaaaatctattttattaaCCAATAATTGACTAACTAAAAAGAAATCTATGAACGAACTAAAGGTGCACACAAGGTGTGTTAAACTGTGTAAAATGAGTTGGATGAATAAAGAATAAAGGGTTCTTCTCCATCTTAGCTTAGTCCTTTGGGATTTCAGTTCCCCCCTTCTTGACGGCTTTGGGTTCCCCCTTCTTTGGGTCTTTGGCTTCCTTCTTCTCTGAGATTTTggcttccttcttctctgggattttggtttccttcctctctgatgCTTTGGTGTCCTTCTTCTCTgatgctttcattttcttcccttctgatgctttgctttccttcttctctgggattttgatttccttcctctctgggattttggtttccttttttgGGAGTTTGGTTTCCTTATTCTCTTGGGTCTTGGTTTTCCCCTTTGCTGGTTTTGGAGCTTGCTTCCCAACAGAGACactcttctttcccttcttctgcctctcttcctccttcctcctctcttcctcctctaggGCTTTTGCCTCCTCCTTGACCTTTTGAGCTGGCTCTTTCAGCTCCCTTctgcagacaaaacagaaaacatggCTGAGAGTCCCAGCAGAACCTTGGGCTCCCTAGTCCTGGCTGGCCCTGCACTTCATTCCTTGACCCTGAGGCCATTTCCGTGAATTCTCCTCAACCCACAGAGGCTGGGAACATCCCAAGTGAGGGCATGGGTGGAAGGGGACCTCCAGGACCAGCCAAACCTGAGCTTTGCCATCATAAGGTGTTGGCTGTGCAAGCTCCCTCTGAAGGCACAGCCagacccctccagcccctgccaaaggctgatccagcagctctctgtgctggtgcctggAAATGCCCTTTGTCTCTTGGCTTCCCAGTttaaagcagagcacagattgCTGACATCTGCTTAGCTCCCCTACAGTTCTTACTCAGCTCATTCAGCCCCCTTCTCCCTGGGCATAGCTGAGGCATGATTTTAAAGAGTTCAGATTTCAGCTGAGGGTTAGAAGCCATTCCCATTGATCAGGATGTAGGTTAGATAGGCAGACCATAGGTTAATGACTATGAGATGCTTAAGCTGGAGCTGATTGTTCTATTGTTTACCATTAGGAGCATCTTTCTAGAGGGAAGTGGAGGAAGTGAACTGTTATAAGAACATCTTGAAACCAGTAGAACAATGGTTAGCGCCTGGGTTTGATGTCAATCAATCACTAAGTTGGGGACCTTGGATGGTGCCAGAGGGTCACAGAGACCTGATAAAGACCACTGACCCACTTCGAGACCATTGACCCAGTTCAAGGGAAGAATTGCACAGGAGTGAAGGACCAATGACCTCATTTGaatacagagcagggatgggaggtgctggggtttTGCAGATGTATTGTATGTAAGATCTTGGGAAATAAAGAGAGGGCAAAGAACCTTGGACAGTGCGGTCACGCCTTTTAGAGACGGCTCTGGTGCCgccctgtggtggtttgactaggaaggagtgggaattctgggaagctgtggtcaaaccaatgaaggttttgggtttgagactggcacccggtgtagccagtggggtttggacacacctccgagaatacacaggggttaaaagcagggcactggccttggcactgtctcttgggacgtcgcttcgacgaggtcagatctctcccccgtccagccttgctgctgggcgggggagggccagccatgcggtaggcccggggcctggacagagatgggaggtgaggggccttcaaggatggaagggtggaggagccccaagagacatcgagacatcgggcagccagccacccccacccccccccccccccaggagggagagagagaggagagtcggcggtgatagcagccggcccaggaagagaaagggggggaaaaagggtgcagcccggccggccgcagcagcagcacgtgtgggagtatcatctcgtcccaggacagacaaagactgaaaacttttaaccctttctttcatgactggggccttgcaaaaatgctaatcctcctcgaagctgaataagaagggagataagagatgagatgagataaggacctggcccgaagaacgtggagatgattggatggggagagatgatttggagtggccttttggctggacttttcttgtggccatggactcagttgttcctgtgacacagactgcatttagggggaggcagtgcctcaaaaccaggagggttcattcgtgaggaccccccggccccagggggttggaaaaatatgggggggacagatgtcccaaagcagagactgtgcctttttggagtgagacaaggcatccttgaaagacaaccctaaaagcagctctggccatgtctcagtggtgagagcactgggcatggaaggaagatgtcacaagcggcaaaaggacttttttttttcccgggcggtgccgaagtgacaaggaagcacacgaggtttcagtgtgtttccaggagaagcctatggaacaagaaggactcctttcctcttcatgaactgcagtttgagtatactaaagtgtggggccaaggctgggcagttggtgttttgggagaatgtatcggattgggaaagtcaggtagtggggagggggaaaagtggtttttgtaaggttttcaatttttttttcttttccttatagtccttccctattttcctgtagtttaggtaataaagtgttttttatgtttaagttggagcctgttttgcttattcctggtcacatctcacagcagacaccagggtgaaggcattttcatggggggcactggctcagtgccaggctcaaaccatgacacgcCCGCTGGTGTTAATAAACATCCCACTGTCTAACTTTGATTAGTTAGTCTCTGTCCGTGATCTTCAGTTTTAACGACTCCTAGCCTGCTCCTTCATGAGAACAATCTTATCAGTCAGAAAGCAAAGGCTACAGGAACTCCTCTCCTGCAAGACAGGCTCTTGTCAGCCAGATTTCTTGCTGGAACCCAGCTGGGACCAAGCAAACCAGTgctggctgccatggaaaccatTGGAAGCAGCCTCGTCCACCTCCTCCCCATGAAACCAACTTCAGCCTGGCCTGAAGAAGtcctgctgcacaggcttgCTTTAAGCAGCCTCCACTCCCAGCTCCACACTTGGCCTGTGtgtcctgagctggctgccttgctggagctgagcttctcctgtgcttgcctacggctgcagctgcaggggagccTAAAGGACAGGAGCCtttctggctgctgtcccaccaTAAGGAGAACCCTGGCAGGTCAGCATTGCAAGGACTTCATCtatggcaggagcaggacccaaaGCAAGGTTTGCTCTGTGCCCCACGCCTGCCCATACCACAATCCCACTGTTCTGGtgaagaaggcagatgatgaagAAGATGCCACTCAACACCATGGACTTCAAGACACCAATAGAGGGGGTGCCAAGgcaagcccagagcccagctccctgcaggcagcagctaagccagcagggctcagcactcaAATAGAGAAGAAGATGTTCTGTCTCAACAGAAGAAGGTCCTTCCTCTcttggcagccagggagctcggagtggccatccctgtgttgctgctggcctttgctctgcagctcctctgagctcagaggccttggagcagggaagccctgcaagGACAATaacccatggcagagcaggaacccaCGGAAggctgactcacctgtccctgagagGGGCCTGAGAGCCACAGTTGATctcctgggggctcagggaggagctgacacgtgaggccaccctgggcaccagcacctTGGAGATGGAGCCTCCCTCCATGTGGCACAGCTCCGGGACATTGCAGGTGGTAGTGAGGTGGCCAGAGAAGGTGGAGGAGACCTGCTGgctctctcctggctgcagcacacctggCAGTGGCAGGATACTGAAAGCCTGGACGGAAGACAGGAGAGATTGAGGTGTTGAGCATGGAAATGGAGGCAGAAGAGCATCTTGGAGCAAAGGGCCGCTGTAGCCAGAGGGGCCTATTCCCCAAACACTGCCAGAATCACCCTCACCTCATCCTGCATCCATGCCATTGACCAGTGCAGGGACCATGGGGAAAATCTTCTCCCACACTCACAGGTCAGTGCATTAATTAGTACATGACATGAAAGTGAACTGGGATGGCTCCTGGCAGtagaaattctctctgatgcCCAAGTTGCctttaaaaagtttcaaaacttcctgcttttagaaaaggaggagactcagagtgagagcttggggctgagggaaggagtccagcccagctcatctgactcctgaggctcttcccctctctctctgatttaaatgcttctttctcAAGGTGCTACAGCAAAAGCTCCTGCAAGCATTTCCTGTGGAGCACCTGAGGAGTTCCAGGGGGAGCAGTGCCCTCCACAGGTGCCGCACAGCGTCCTTGGGCAGCCCCACAACgtgtcctgcacagcctctccaacaagcagctgctccagcagcactttgtgatgggcctgcagggatgggaggcccctctgtggccaatgctgagggcccccagtggcactggcagctccagccctgcttgccacactgacAATGGGCAAGGGAGACAGATTCCCTCTTGCCTTCTCCGCTCCCAGGGGAGTGTGAGCCACGTCCAGGGAGCATCTGAATCCCTCCAAGCCTCGAGGGAGGTGAGGGTGCTCAGGAGTTGGTGCTGGCACCCAAAAAACAAGCCATTTTCTATGCTGGGAAGAAGAGACAGCCCCCTGCAAAGTCTCCCTTTGTCAGAcagctccagggccagcagcgcaatagcagctctgggtgaaagcagagccctgcaaacagggagtctggctgccttgggaagaggctccatggagatcaggatcatcccagcttgctctgggagggaagctggaggtgttaccatgatgatgcagagaaaagcctcatcTTACATGGGGAAGGAAACAAGGCAAAAATCCCACACTCAGCACAGGCCTGTAGGATCTGAGTCAGCTTCTTCCAGGAAAACTCTCCtatttctccctccccctcAGGCCATGtccagccactggccctgctgcccagctcactgtcagggcacagcacagcagggcagcaaaaagggagctcagcatgagcaggacttggtgctggcaggctggggaggcaaaGCAAGCAGTAGGTGTACAAGAAAATCTATCTCTGCTCCTGAAGAGTGGGTAAAATCCTGCACTTCTttcagggctctggctgcctccACCTTTCCAGTCCTGAAGTGCCTCCATCGAGATGCCGGGGATTCCAGACTGGTTCTCCTCTCCTTCGGTGGCTGGGGTTTGAATTTAGGTGGGTGGAGCTcatctctggaaaataaataactatgaacagggacctgcagtgggagggagggagggacacctgcacgagcagctcctggccaggatgcagcccctggctgagtGCTGGCACGTTGAACTGAGAAATTGTTtgatccagcccttcccaatccaggctggggcaggtctGTTCTAAAGGCAGCCCACGGAtgacactgaggtgctgcagcagctgcaactgcTTGCACTGAGCAACTACCGAGGACAGGCATTAACACCCAGTGGGgatgcaaaaagcacagtgggagaggaaaagacagagaaggcagcaaaaagGTGACATTTGAGACACCGAGGGGCAGACccagccagtgcccagccagcacagcccacccagtgcccaaggccagaaactctgcagctccaccagggatttatcaggaatgttcccctgacacCGCTGGGGGCTTGGTTGACATTTTCCAACACTCCCAGGTGACTCAGGTCCTattccccatccatccatccttccatccatacatacacaggctgtggtgctgggatccTGCCAAGCTCTGCCGGCCTTGGGCTTGGGGAGATTTCTGCCAGCCGTCCTGAGCTCCGTAATTGTGCTCTCTGTTCCAGGAAGCAagcaagaaagattttaaaatccccaaaacaaaccacaacagaCAAACCTAAAAAACCTTCAACAGCTCAACCCTGCTCAAGTTATTTCTTTAGGGACAGCTAccactctccagctgaaatgctgggcttttggggaaaaagaaaattacatgttCACCTCCAAATCGAAAAGGATTAAGTTAAGAGAACTTTTCAAACTAAAAATTATTGGCCCAAAGCTTTTATCTTTGCAAGAAATCTCTAGGTAAGACCAGCCTGACAGTTAAACAACTGGTTCTTCTGGTGGGGAGAAACCCTCCTCTTTAAGGGAAGCAGCCTGATAGTTAAAAGCAACTGTTTGGTCAAACTtcaggctccctggcacagcctgcattgCCTGTCCTTCCTGTTCACTGATTTACAGGCAGTGCCACGATGGCCCGGGTTCAGATATTTGGTGCCATCCAAGGAATTTGGCATTGCCATTTCCATATGTTTTAATCGAAGTTTCAGTCCTTGCAAATACTCTTCAAATGccagctttcctttcttttacagaaagctCAAGGTTCCTAGAAGACTTCTGACATCCTCTTTTGTGCTCAGAGAGATGACATTTTCAAACAGATGTTTCCAAAGTTAACAGCATTTGAAAGAATAATGAACTCAAATCCCCCTGGATTCCAGCTTAGCCCAGCTCCATTCTGTGTCAGACACTGAGATTCCCACCTCtaaggcaggagctgtttgtgccccccatccctcctgtccttctccccagcagcctgtgcctgttgTCCCCGGcagaatccctgtccctgtgcaccctgccaggagcagctgcacacaggctcACATCTCCCCTTGCCCTCACCAGGGGGTTTCTCTCATCCCCGAACACGCCGATGAGAACCTCGGTGCGATGAGTGCCcagggcctgcactgccaccacaactgggatctctgctgtgctctggggctgcacaatcccacagggcttggggctggAGTAGAGCACAGCAGAGTCCTCCTTGCgtttctggaagggacacaatgAAATGCAGATTCAGAGGGACCTCTCAAGAAACTTTAGGCTCCTTAACATCCACCACAACAGCAACTTACACACACCTTTAAAACTCCCCAGGACAAAGGTCAAAGGCACAAACAAGATGCAAGAATTGTAGGTATAGCACTCCCAGGGCATCCTGCAAggaggctgccagcacaggcactggtgtctgtgggtgcagcagcttttcacaacCCTCTAAGATctcccacaggaaaacaccCTGAGGACTAGAACATCAGCTGTTTCCTCAGGAGCTTCAACTGCCTCCTAAAGTTTACACTTGGGTAGGATCCTGTTCTCAGCAGATCTTTAAGACTGAATAGAAAGCAGCAAGGTCTTATccaaacccttttttcccctaatagTCTCCTCAGGAATATTTGACAGGAGGAGGTGGATGTGATGCCAAACCTGGGGAATAAGCCCGtagcagccaggaaggtggcTGGGATTCCTAATGAGGATCTTCCTCTCATAAGGCACCTTCAGGTGGCActcatcacacagcagcaccGGGGAGGACACTTGGAGCTCAGGAACGAGACATCTGGGCAAAGAGATGACCCCAGGACAATCAGAGATACTGAGAGAATGGAGAATGCCTACCCCCAATGATtgtgaaatggagcagaacacaTTGGTCACTGTCAAATGCACATTGAAGAGCCCTACAGGGATAAATTGCCTTCTACCTTTTCCCACTCCAACATGTCTTGTCAAggaggggcaaaccctgagaggcagcacccagaggctgccaagtgccccaggcagagcactttgccccacagctgcctcagcccctcctttgCCCAAGAAGGCTTGCAAGGACTCCTGGAACAGTGCCAGTGACCCACGAGCTCTGGGGGAGCCTTCCCAACAAGGATCAGTGCTCGCTAaggctcaaggaacacacagctccagggtctcagtaaaaatgactcaacaaggatcagtgctccctaaggctcaaggaacacacagctccagggtctcagtaaaaatgactcccttctctgccatggtgctgttgccctgcctgagaactcagctctttgccccagccctggagggcacaagacagcagctgccccacagaGGTACTgatcagcccctgccaggccctgcagctccctggctccttcactgcacagctccaggcactgcctggccccagctccACCTCCTGTACACAAtggcagcccaggcactgcctggatggctctgcctggcacagggaacagcaccagggagctgcatccctctgggcatcacactgacacccacagcagcacagcaccatggAATTCTGCTGCAGCAACAACCACTTTTGCTCTCAACTCTGACAACATTAAAGCTCAAAATGGGAAGCACAGGGAAAGACAAAAACTGGAGCTGACCTGCCACATCAAGGGCTGCTTTCCCCTTATCAGACCTTGCCCTCCCAACTCTTGCTGGGAGCCACTTCCCCCCTGCCATGTGCCCTCATggacagagccagagcctgactctcagcagctgcttggtGTGGCCCAAACCAGTGCACGGTGCTCACAaccagcacaactccaccccttgcagccaggaggagaggaggcCCTCGGGAAATTTGTTCCACCTCAAGCACCAAAAACAAGGCCAATCAATGATAGCTTTCCTGGTGCCTTTAGAAGAGGGCCCAGGACcgtgctgggctgtgagcaaaCGTGCTTTTCACCACGGGCTGCTGCATAGGCACTGCTGTTCTCGTGTCCAGCTGGCACAACATGAGGGCATTCAGCAGCCCTTCTccttggcagctgctgccaccacagcctgggcaaggcagtgcctgggggaggccAGGCAAGGGCTGCTACCTGGCTGTGATGATCAGGGCTGCCACTCCCTTGCCAATACCCTCCAGGTCCACCAGCAATCTCCGGTAGAACTCCATCACCGTGTTGGAGCACAGGGTCACCTGGTGGAAGAGAAGAACAGTCAATTCTTCCTTCCAAAAGCTCATTACCCACGGGTGATACCCTCTAGTTCCTGAGGGAGGATTTGGCCTTaattcttctgctgctccatgTGTAGAGCACAGTCTCAGCATAACAAAAGCCTTCTGCCAATACCAGATGTGTTAAACACACCTTGCTATCAGGGCACAGGTCAGCTACATTAAAACATTAGACTACAGCTCCATGCACCACTGCATTCAAATTAAGGGGCCAATTTCTCATCTGACTACAAAGACATCCATGCAGAGGAAATCTGACTTGACCACAATGAGTTCAGCTTtacagcaggaggctgagggcaaagtgtggcccagcaggtgctgggcagttcacggctgccctgggagcctgagCCCGGGCTGGCCCTGAGAACTCCGGCCCCACACCAGGAGTGgggaactgccccagggtgggcatttgaccacaggcagaaccctcagaactgccccagggtgggcactgaccagaggcagaaccctcagaactgccccagggtgggcattgaccacaggcagaaccctcagaactgccccagggtgggcactgaccagaggcagaaccctcagagccTCTTGCTCTACACTGCAAGAGACAAGCCACCACAGGGaccaggcagaggagaaaggagaaggatctCTGTCTTGAAGTTCCACAGGAAAGGGTTTATTCCAAGCAAAAGGATCAGAGCCaaaagagccctgcacactcctGTGTAAGGAATTTTGTACAGACACAAAGCAGGGGGTAGATAAAAACAGCAAACCGAAAGGGAATCCtcaggggagcactgaggggATTACATCAAGTGTCTGGAGCCACTTTGGGTAAGAAGGTGGGGAGGATGGCTCACATGGGCCAATGGGGCCTCCAGGAATaggggaattccaaaggggtgttCAGACAGGGATTGGCTCCAGGTTAAATTGGCAAAAAAGTTTGGGGAACAAAAGGGGCTGGGTTtgacagcagggaaagagctgtaacaaggggcagggaatggcatgagggacagctttgagggagggtaaAACCCAGGGGTAAACCCACTCGGGGAGAACACGGGGTACCAGAGAACAAACCACTTAAAAAGGAATCAATACAATAAATTTGAACCGCTACACATGGCTGCAGATGTTTTGTCTCCActggagc
The genomic region above belongs to Zonotrichia albicollis isolate bZonAlb1 chromosome 8, bZonAlb1.hap1, whole genome shotgun sequence and contains:
- the LOC141729936 gene encoding uncharacterized protein LOC141729936, whose product is MQDEAFSILPLPGVLQPGESQQVSSTFSGHLTTTCNVPELCHMEGGSISKVLVPRVASRVSSSLSPQEINCGSQAPLRDRRELKEPAQKVKEEAKALEEEERRKEEERQKKGKKSVSVGKQAPKPAKGKTKTQENKETKLPKKETKIPERKEIKIPEKKESKASEGKKMKASEKKDTKASERKETKIPEKKEAKISEKKEAKDPKKGEPKAVKKGGTEIPKD